Proteins encoded in a region of the Ancylobacter sp. SL191 genome:
- a CDS encoding SIR2 family NAD-dependent protein deacylase: protein MRLAEEFRSGLGDAALTDFLRRRIRDDAFEPGQIHRDLLDLPWADVLTTNYDTLLERAVKDSRRSYDPVLRESDLAHAIGARIIKLHGSLRDPTSIVISEEHYRTYPERHAAFVNTARQLFIENELCLLGFSGDDPNFLQWAGWVRDRLGGSARRIYLVGALDLPPVKRRLLEARGVAPIDLAPAVSGERDDRRHAVAISLFLAHLKDARPTEPDDWVPISSGNYPRLGGNDIHARQNDFRNSSKVVEAFRSALDKWKSDRKACPDWLICPQEVRIALRHGTTAVENLPLALDTLPESERQEALLELAWRYDRGSQPLSPWLTERMHAIFTQGSLSDAEPSSIGALARTLLGAARAADDESAFASCAARFEALTVPEDLPAIVMYERCLFARDRLDFAFVAENLTKIDGDDPVWGLRRAALLYWVGDTEGAQRTVGAAARDLRTRVLRDPDSIALRSRLAWAKMLVRSLRWEDDGALFAELNGLDRLAMRDYDPWAELRALESEVEAGLRKRLEARQIEPSFDTGAYRDNRNTLKFGNAAGVTPLSELRHLAETAGLPIRTRHVNLLGTSLADALRLAFEPTAAWYSAFLATRPSHSKGPIEIHLGRIPIARLGLEAVVELRKRLEHAVTYWHARVRKRFDSIGDIDALRLYVEALSRVTAIDDADTAKAHARLAVEMGSDEALNHWWLNEPIGNLLKRSLDAVPSSERAELSSELLKFPMAVEKDAGGPSMSWYNPGPDAYRFVRRSESEAIFDTRVAAFLQHLAPGGLSRAEATIRLFYLYENGQLSSSQISSFAAALWEGVPETGTALPKGTNLFSHAFLSAPAPPNIDVHSRVYAHLFAADGSESKADPEELVATVSGRRNHLRPNENDAARLFDNVTKWRPERLPRDPIDEVLSRGIQEKGDKMMASVLGMVAAPALAHHDRTVERAKAALAFMRETELPETLAAFPVFYGLDTDVDLEIANAFRRVLATGDRRATPAAVTAIDLWLRLSEAGEASPLPDVLRNRALRALERGRIGGLASLIYLARRLIVAGCCGDPELDQIVEVLDELRVGTDYGSPDGDIDFESDRAVSLPLIRAECVRLAQALEAEGVATEPVRIWRDVAASDPLPEVRYAARRVVDA, encoded by the coding sequence TTGCGACTTGCAGAAGAGTTCAGATCCGGTCTAGGGGACGCTGCGCTGACCGACTTTCTGCGCCGCCGGATTCGAGATGATGCCTTCGAGCCCGGCCAGATCCATCGAGACTTACTCGACCTGCCTTGGGCAGATGTACTGACCACTAACTACGATACACTTCTTGAACGTGCAGTAAAAGACTCGCGACGCAGTTACGATCCGGTTCTTAGGGAAAGCGATCTTGCTCACGCTATAGGAGCGCGGATCATTAAATTGCACGGCTCGCTCCGAGACCCAACAAGCATTGTGATCTCGGAGGAGCATTACCGAACCTATCCAGAGCGCCATGCAGCGTTTGTCAATACGGCTCGACAGTTATTCATAGAGAACGAGCTGTGCTTGCTAGGTTTCTCGGGAGACGATCCGAACTTTCTGCAGTGGGCTGGTTGGGTGCGTGACCGGTTAGGCGGCAGCGCCAGGCGCATTTACCTTGTCGGGGCACTTGATCTGCCGCCTGTGAAGCGGCGCCTTCTGGAGGCACGTGGCGTGGCTCCTATTGATCTGGCCCCTGCAGTCTCAGGAGAGCGGGATGACCGGCGTCATGCGGTCGCCATCTCATTGTTTCTGGCACACCTGAAGGACGCGAGGCCCACGGAGCCGGATGATTGGGTGCCTATATCTTCAGGTAATTATCCGAGGCTGGGTGGCAATGATATACACGCGAGGCAAAACGACTTTCGAAATTCGAGTAAGGTCGTTGAAGCTTTTCGTTCTGCACTAGATAAATGGAAATCTGATCGCAAGGCATGCCCCGACTGGCTGATATGTCCACAGGAAGTGCGAATTGCGCTTCGACATGGAACGACCGCTGTTGAGAATCTCCCACTTGCTCTCGATACATTGCCAGAGAGCGAGCGGCAGGAGGCTCTTTTGGAGTTGGCTTGGCGGTATGACCGCGGGAGCCAGCCTCTATCTCCATGGCTAACAGAGCGTATGCACGCGATTTTTACGCAGGGCTCGCTATCCGACGCCGAGCCCAGTTCGATAGGTGCGCTGGCGCGGACCCTGCTTGGCGCTGCCCGTGCCGCCGACGATGAAAGCGCTTTCGCAAGCTGCGCGGCACGGTTTGAAGCGCTCACGGTGCCGGAAGATTTGCCCGCCATTGTAATGTACGAGAGATGTCTGTTCGCGCGCGACCGGCTTGACTTCGCATTCGTGGCAGAAAACCTCACCAAAATCGATGGCGATGATCCCGTTTGGGGGCTCCGGCGGGCGGCGCTGCTCTATTGGGTTGGGGACACAGAGGGAGCCCAAAGGACAGTCGGCGCGGCGGCTCGCGACTTGCGAACAAGGGTTCTACGTGACCCCGACAGCATCGCGCTTCGATCGAGATTGGCCTGGGCGAAGATGCTCGTCCGTTCGTTGCGGTGGGAGGACGACGGCGCCCTCTTTGCAGAGTTGAATGGCCTCGATCGACTGGCAATGCGTGATTATGACCCATGGGCAGAGTTGCGTGCGCTTGAGTCGGAGGTGGAGGCTGGGCTCCGCAAGCGACTAGAAGCGAGGCAGATCGAGCCCAGCTTCGATACGGGTGCCTATCGTGACAATCGGAATACCCTCAAATTCGGCAATGCCGCGGGGGTGACGCCGCTAAGCGAGTTAAGGCACTTGGCGGAGACGGCAGGACTACCGATCCGGACCCGGCACGTGAACTTGCTTGGCACTAGTTTGGCTGACGCGCTCCGGCTTGCCTTCGAACCAACCGCAGCTTGGTACTCCGCCTTTCTTGCGACCAGGCCGAGCCACTCCAAAGGCCCAATCGAAATCCATCTTGGCCGCATACCCATAGCTCGCCTTGGCCTCGAGGCAGTTGTGGAACTTCGGAAACGACTTGAACATGCGGTCACGTACTGGCACGCCCGCGTTCGCAAGCGCTTTGACAGCATTGGGGACATTGACGCACTGCGCCTCTACGTCGAGGCATTATCGCGAGTGACGGCGATAGATGATGCGGATACCGCCAAAGCACATGCGCGCCTTGCCGTAGAGATGGGAAGCGATGAAGCGCTGAATCACTGGTGGCTGAACGAGCCGATAGGCAATTTGCTGAAACGCTCCCTCGACGCGGTTCCGTCCAGCGAGCGCGCTGAATTGTCGTCCGAACTTCTCAAATTTCCCATGGCTGTTGAGAAGGATGCGGGCGGCCCATCTATGTCTTGGTACAACCCCGGCCCAGATGCCTATCGCTTTGTGAGGCGAAGCGAAAGCGAAGCGATCTTTGACACTCGGGTAGCCGCATTCCTTCAACATCTTGCCCCAGGCGGGCTTTCACGAGCTGAGGCTACCATTCGTTTGTTTTACCTTTACGAGAATGGGCAGCTGAGTTCCAGCCAGATCTCGTCGTTTGCCGCGGCGCTATGGGAGGGCGTTCCAGAGACGGGAACGGCACTTCCTAAGGGAACGAACCTCTTTTCTCATGCCTTTCTGAGCGCACCGGCACCTCCGAATATCGATGTTCACTCGCGGGTTTATGCTCACCTTTTCGCAGCTGACGGGTCCGAGTCGAAAGCAGATCCGGAGGAGTTGGTCGCCACAGTCTCAGGCCGAAGAAATCACCTCCGGCCGAACGAAAACGACGCGGCCCGCCTGTTCGATAATGTGACCAAATGGCGACCAGAACGGCTGCCACGTGATCCGATCGACGAAGTCTTGAGCCGGGGGATCCAAGAAAAGGGCGACAAGATGATGGCTAGTGTCCTGGGGATGGTAGCTGCGCCCGCACTCGCTCATCATGATCGCACGGTGGAGCGGGCAAAGGCAGCGTTGGCCTTCATGCGAGAGACGGAGCTTCCCGAAACCCTGGCTGCATTTCCAGTGTTCTATGGTTTGGACACAGACGTTGACTTGGAGATCGCAAACGCTTTTCGTCGAGTACTGGCCACGGGCGACCGCCGGGCGACACCCGCAGCTGTCACCGCGATCGACCTTTGGCTGCGTCTATCCGAAGCCGGTGAAGCGTCGCCCCTGCCCGATGTTCTACGGAATAGGGCATTGCGGGCCTTGGAACGCGGGAGGATCGGCGGATTGGCCAGCCTCATATATCTCGCGCGGCGCCTGATCGTGGCAGGCTGCTGCGGCGATCCGGAGCTCGATCAGATCGTCGAGGTTCTTGATGAGCTTCGTGTGGGAACGGACTATGGCTCTCCCGACGGAGACATTGATTTTGAATCCGACCGGGCCGTTTCCTTGCCCCTCATTCGCGCCGAGTGCGTTCGCCTTGCTCAAGCACTGGAAGCGGAGGGGGTTGCTACTGAACCGGTACGCATCTGGCGCGATGTGGCAGCTAGCGACCCGCTACCCGAGGTGCGATACGCCGCACGTCGTGTAGTAGATGCATAA
- a CDS encoding helix-turn-helix domain-containing protein: MARAALGLTVRDLAALAGVSHDTIVRFEAGEELKPRTVEAIQRALEVAGVEFIAENGGGVGVRLRKC, encoded by the coding sequence ATGGCACGTGCCGCGCTCGGCCTGACAGTGCGGGACTTGGCCGCCCTGGCGGGCGTATCACACGACACCATCGTGCGGTTTGAGGCCGGCGAGGAGCTGAAACCCCGCACAGTGGAGGCCATACAGCGCGCGCTGGAGGTTGCAGGCGTCGAATTCATCGCTGAGAATGGAGGGGGTGTCGGCGTGAGGCTAAGGAAATGTTAG
- a CDS encoding ClpX C4-type zinc finger protein, producing the protein MSASSPFVPHLCTFCGLPWDAVGLMVTGPNNQAICDGCIRLCWLIREGRRSDDMIARLRRWNEAISKAPSLPPKSPWLR; encoded by the coding sequence ATGAGCGCGTCCAGTCCCTTCGTTCCCCACCTCTGCACTTTCTGCGGCCTCCCTTGGGATGCGGTTGGCTTGATGGTGACGGGGCCAAACAATCAGGCGATATGCGATGGATGCATTCGGCTTTGCTGGCTCATCCGCGAAGGTCGAAGGTCCGATGACATGATCGCGCGCTTGCGCCGATGGAACGAGGCGATTTCGAAGGCTCCGAGTTTGCCTCCGAAATCGCCTTGGTTGCGATGA
- a CDS encoding MerR family transcriptional regulator, translated as MVGQRITIDREAFSAAEVEAITGISQIVLRDWRRRKFLKTKIVSNRALYYAYDLGYLMALQALTSQGVAVGTATMAAGTAGPMIEHFAEAVSVPPADAPLVGFHGNRTARFLIVAQDGEIVRAGFLEDWVKMRDECGKAASAIVIDCKALGEQIAQKAPRPVVSVKRESE; from the coding sequence ATGGTTGGTCAGCGCATTACTATCGACCGCGAGGCTTTCAGTGCTGCCGAGGTGGAGGCCATCACCGGCATCTCCCAGATCGTGCTGCGTGACTGGCGCCGCCGCAAGTTCCTCAAGACCAAGATCGTCAGCAACCGTGCGCTCTATTACGCCTATGACCTCGGTTATCTGATGGCGCTGCAAGCGCTTACCTCGCAGGGCGTGGCAGTCGGCACAGCCACTATGGCGGCTGGAACGGCGGGTCCAATGATTGAGCATTTCGCCGAGGCGGTTAGCGTCCCGCCAGCCGACGCTCCCTTGGTCGGCTTCCATGGCAACCGCACCGCCCGCTTCCTGATCGTTGCCCAGGATGGCGAGATCGTTCGCGCCGGCTTCCTGGAAGACTGGGTGAAGATGCGTGACGAGTGCGGCAAGGCGGCCTCAGCCATCGTGATCGACTGCAAGGCTCTCGGCGAGCAGATCGCGCAGAAGGCGCCGCGTCCGGTGGTCTCCGTCAAGCGTGAGAGCGAGTGA
- a CDS encoding phage portal protein: MSGMFSSLLKRATGGWRTWSRSYEGAATGRRTGGWGAMRNQHGAAQAARAPTSYRARYLVANNPHGAAGKAAWAAALVGTGIVPAVTGDVSARWTAWTDEADADGLMDFYGLTALMVGGMVVDGEALALLIATPAGLRIRVLDPDQLDASLTRPLPEGGRIVNGVEFDMFGSRVAYWIVKERPEIGLGLNLQPVRVPAEDVVHLFRPDFPGQVRGVSWFAPAILRLAEHDEWHGAQLTRQKVGALLAGLITTNDATLPFGGEAQGDALIGSLEPGAMVVLPPGKDVTFSNPPAIAQEANDFARITLHEIAAALGLPYEVLTGDLSSVNYSSIRAGLVEWRRRVEMIQHNVIVFQALRPIWRRWAMIESLQGRLAARPQDLLPVRWITPKQQWVDPAKDVQAEIDAINAGLMSRREAVAARGMDVGALDDEIAADKAREARLGLAFSTPAKAAPAAPAKAPIEETVA, encoded by the coding sequence ATGAGCGGCATGTTCTCCTCCCTCCTCAAGCGTGCCACGGGTGGCTGGCGCACGTGGAGCCGCTCCTATGAGGGCGCGGCGACAGGCCGGCGCACGGGCGGCTGGGGCGCGATGCGCAACCAGCACGGCGCGGCGCAGGCGGCGCGGGCGCCGACCAGCTATCGCGCCCGCTATCTGGTGGCGAACAACCCGCACGGCGCCGCCGGCAAGGCGGCTTGGGCGGCGGCTCTGGTCGGCACGGGCATCGTCCCGGCCGTGACCGGCGACGTATCGGCGCGCTGGACGGCGTGGACGGACGAGGCGGACGCCGACGGCCTGATGGACTTCTATGGTCTCACCGCGCTGATGGTCGGCGGCATGGTGGTAGATGGCGAGGCGCTGGCGCTGCTGATTGCCACCCCGGCCGGCCTGCGTATTCGCGTGCTCGATCCCGACCAGCTCGACGCTTCGCTCACCCGCCCGCTCCCCGAGGGCGGGCGCATCGTCAACGGCGTGGAGTTCGATATGTTCGGCTCCCGCGTCGCCTACTGGATCGTGAAGGAGCGCCCCGAGATCGGCCTCGGCTTGAACCTTCAGCCCGTGCGCGTGCCTGCCGAGGATGTGGTGCATCTGTTCCGCCCGGACTTCCCCGGCCAGGTGCGCGGCGTCTCTTGGTTCGCCCCGGCGATCCTGCGCCTCGCCGAGCACGACGAGTGGCACGGCGCCCAGCTCACCCGCCAGAAGGTCGGCGCCCTGCTCGCCGGCCTCATCACGACCAACGATGCCACCCTTCCCTTTGGTGGGGAGGCCCAGGGCGATGCGCTTATCGGTTCGCTGGAGCCGGGCGCCATGGTGGTGCTGCCGCCGGGCAAGGACGTGACCTTCTCCAACCCGCCAGCCATCGCGCAGGAGGCGAACGACTTCGCCCGCATTACCCTGCACGAGATCGCCGCCGCCCTCGGCCTGCCCTATGAGGTACTCACCGGCGACCTCTCCAGCGTCAACTATTCCTCGATCCGTGCCGGCCTCGTCGAGTGGCGTCGCCGGGTGGAGATGATCCAGCACAACGTCATCGTCTTCCAGGCGCTGCGCCCCATCTGGCGCCGCTGGGCGATGATCGAGAGCCTGCAGGGCCGGCTTGCCGCCCGCCCGCAGGACCTTCTCCCGGTGCGCTGGATCACGCCAAAGCAGCAATGGGTGGACCCGGCCAAGGACGTGCAGGCGGAGATCGACGCCATCAACGCCGGGCTGATGAGCCGCCGCGAGGCCGTGGCAGCGCGTGGCATGGATGTCGGCGCGCTTGATGATGAGATTGCCGCTGACAAGGCCCGCGAGGCGCGCCTCGGCCTTGCCTTCAGCACGCCCGCCAAGGCGGCGCCCGCCGCCCCGGCAAAGGCGCCCATTGAGGAGACCGTGGCATGA
- a CDS encoding prohead protease/major capsid protein fusion protein, with product MSAPAEIFTRRAPLPASSWDADSQTFEAVLSTGAAVERWDVHGPYDEILLLSQPMWPARVPLLDSHGRESVDRQLGSVDTLRVVGGDLLGRATLSRHNPRSQRIAAELTDGATFGISIGYAVERWSERTNAKTGRREKVAERFTLIEASLVVVPADPHAGIRSHDMTVSTEPANPPAPSAPAPAPSLNPPAATERAAINLEIRSIASVAGLDQGWIDSQIDANATTDAARAAAFAAMQTRSAPLQTIRPTVATVTHDHTDPAAIRSAMGEALAHRLAPGRVKLEGRARAYAGFRMLDMIGDLAQARGERLNLRDQNALMERAVGAHSTSDFPLLLADAANKALLANYAAAEPTYRLIAARRGFTDFRDHAFLRIGDFPTFQETSEAGELRYGTISENREKVRAKELNAGIAIGRRALINDDLSALADFSALIAIRAASDENARVYGLLATNAALSDGKALFHADHGNVATLAVALSLSGLSLAVASLRKQRSLDGVPLNLAPRFLVVGPDTELGGRQILAAVTATKAGDVNPWAGTMELVVDANIVGNAWYVVADPAAAPSLVYGYVSGAEGPQIRTEIDFDTRAVKVAAGLDFGCGVIDFRGLYKNEGA from the coding sequence ATGAGCGCCCCTGCTGAGATCTTCACCCGCCGCGCGCCGCTCCCCGCGTCCTCTTGGGACGCGGACAGCCAGACGTTCGAGGCTGTGCTCTCGACCGGCGCCGCTGTCGAGCGCTGGGACGTGCACGGTCCCTATGACGAGATCCTCCTCCTGTCGCAGCCGATGTGGCCCGCCCGTGTGCCCCTGCTCGACAGCCACGGAAGGGAGAGCGTGGATCGCCAGCTCGGGAGCGTCGACACGCTGCGCGTCGTCGGCGGGGACCTCCTGGGGCGCGCCACGCTCTCCCGCCACAATCCCCGCTCCCAGCGCATTGCCGCCGAGCTGACGGACGGTGCCACCTTCGGCATCTCCATCGGCTACGCCGTCGAGCGCTGGTCGGAGCGTACCAATGCGAAGACCGGTCGCCGCGAGAAGGTGGCCGAGCGCTTCACCCTGATCGAGGCGAGCCTCGTCGTTGTCCCCGCCGACCCGCATGCAGGCATCAGGAGCCACGACATGACGGTCAGCACCGAGCCGGCGAACCCGCCCGCTCCCTCCGCCCCGGCGCCCGCGCCGTCCCTCAACCCGCCGGCCGCCACTGAGCGCGCGGCCATCAATCTGGAGATCCGTTCCATCGCAAGCGTCGCCGGTCTCGATCAGGGCTGGATCGACAGCCAGATCGACGCCAATGCCACCACGGACGCGGCCCGTGCCGCCGCCTTCGCCGCCATGCAGACCCGCAGCGCGCCGCTGCAGACGATCCGGCCGACGGTGGCGACGGTCACCCACGACCACACCGACCCTGCCGCGATCCGCTCCGCCATGGGCGAAGCGCTCGCCCATCGCCTCGCCCCCGGCCGCGTGAAGCTGGAAGGGCGCGCCCGCGCCTATGCCGGCTTCCGCATGCTGGACATGATCGGCGACCTCGCCCAGGCGCGCGGCGAGCGCCTCAACCTGCGCGACCAGAATGCGCTGATGGAGCGTGCCGTCGGCGCTCACTCCACCAGCGACTTCCCCCTTCTGCTGGCGGACGCGGCCAACAAGGCCCTTCTCGCCAACTACGCCGCAGCCGAACCGACCTATCGCCTGATCGCTGCCCGGCGCGGATTCACCGACTTCCGCGATCACGCCTTCCTGCGCATCGGTGACTTCCCGACGTTTCAGGAGACCAGCGAGGCTGGCGAACTGCGTTACGGCACGATCTCCGAGAACCGCGAGAAGGTGCGGGCGAAGGAACTGAATGCCGGCATCGCCATCGGCCGCCGCGCTCTCATCAATGACGACCTCTCGGCGCTGGCGGACTTCTCCGCCCTCATCGCCATCCGTGCCGCCAGCGACGAGAACGCCCGCGTCTACGGCCTTCTCGCCACCAATGCCGCCCTCTCCGACGGCAAGGCGCTGTTCCATGCCGACCACGGCAACGTAGCCACCCTCGCCGTCGCTCTCTCGCTCTCCGGGCTCTCGCTCGCTGTCGCCTCCCTGCGCAAGCAGCGCAGCCTCGACGGCGTGCCGCTCAACCTCGCCCCCCGCTTCCTCGTGGTTGGGCCGGACACCGAGCTTGGCGGCCGCCAGATCCTCGCCGCCGTCACTGCCACCAAGGCGGGTGACGTGAACCCGTGGGCGGGCACGATGGAGCTGGTGGTGGACGCCAATATCGTCGGCAATGCCTGGTACGTTGTGGCTGACCCCGCAGCCGCCCCCAGCCTCGTCTATGGCTATGTCTCCGGCGCCGAGGGGCCGCAGATCCGCACCGAGATCGACTTCGATACCCGCGCCGTCAAGGTCGCGGCCGGGCTCGACTTCGGCTGCGGCGTCATCGACTTCCGCGGCCTCTACAAGAATGAGGGCGCGTGA
- a CDS encoding phage head-tail joining protein, with protein MAGVDVLQERLEKLRAARATGIRRLRYSDGKEHEYRTDAELAAAIADLERQIAGANAPAKVVYFSSSKGL; from the coding sequence ATGGCGGGCGTTGATGTCCTTCAGGAGCGCCTGGAGAAACTGAGAGCTGCGCGGGCGACGGGTATCCGTCGCCTGCGCTACTCGGACGGTAAGGAGCATGAGTATCGCACTGATGCTGAACTTGCCGCCGCCATCGCCGACCTAGAACGCCAGATCGCCGGGGCAAATGCCCCGGCGAAGGTCGTCTATTTCTCCTCCAGCAAAGGGCTGTGA